In Electrophorus electricus isolate fEleEle1 chromosome 14, fEleEle1.pri, whole genome shotgun sequence, a single window of DNA contains:
- the slc35f3a gene encoding putative thiamine transporter SLC35F3a, whose amino-acid sequence MQRGDQTPASSALLRPQTDRGMRKSPDMSPRRLSDISPQLRQLKHLVVDEEIKEEIKSSRSVEDINNASIEERILRITGYYGYQPWSTANGVLEQSSREKADAKADDHEGTGPVKSRRAKTEQSVRCGLRLTADHLCRAIWGVAVVLCVSSSWSGSTQLAKLTVRQLDIPFTLTWFSTSWNCALFPLYYLGHLCSSQDRQSPRQRFRECSQILGDDGLSVRTLLSRVAPFGVLWTLTSYLYLQGLRTIPPTDACALFCCSRAFVFLISWIALRERFIGIRIVAAILAIAGIVMITYADGFHSHSVIGISLVVASASTAATYKVMFRLVLGSARLGEAALYLTVLGGANLLFVSIVPLILLLTGAEDFGPPADLPWPSLCAMAALLLVFNFLLNFGVLVTFPTLISLGIVLSVPVNAVIDHYTSEIQFNSVRVIAVSIICLGFLLLLLPEDWDQCLLQLHSKLYNRDKPQEGTRDANSETGHTQSSETRNSAKISPLN is encoded by the exons ATGCAGAGAGGGGATCAAACTCCAGCATCTTCTGCACTGCTGCggccacagacagacag AGGAATGCGAAAATCTCCCGACATGAGTCCACGTCGCCTGTCAGATATCAGCCCCCAACTTCGACAGTTAAAGCACCTTGTTGTGGACGAGGAGATAAAGGAGGAGATCAAGTCTTCTCGATCTGTGGAGGACATAAATAATGCGTCCATAGAGGAGCGCATCCTGAGAATCACAGGGTACTACGGTTACCAGCCGTGGAGCACAGCTAACGGAG TTCTGGAGCAGTCGAGCAGAGAGAAGGCAGATGCTAAGGCAGACGACCATGAAGGGACAGGCCCGGTGAAGTCGCGGAGAGCCAAGACGGAGCAGAGCGTGCGTTGCGGCCTGCGTCTCACTGCAGACCACCTGTGTCGGGCAATCTGGGGCGTCGCTGTGGTGCTGTGCGTCTCCTCATCCTGGTCGGGCTCCACCCAGCTGGCCAAGCTGACCGTCCGGCAGCTCGATATTCCCTTCACGCTCACCTGGTTCTCCACCTCCTGGAACTGCGCCCTCTTTCCGCTCTACTACCTGGGACACCTCTGCAGCAGCCAGGACAGACAGAGCCCACGGCAGCGCTTCAG GGAGTGCTCTCAGATCTTGGGTGACGACGGGCTGTCTGTGAGGACACTACTGTCACGCGTGGCCCCGTTCGGGGTGCTGTGGACCCTCACCAGCTACCTGTACCTGCAGGGCCTGCGCACGATCCCACCCACGGACGCCTGCGCCCTCTTCTGCTGCAGCCGTGCCTTCGTCTTCCTCATCTCGTGGATTGCGCTGCGCGAGCGCTTCATAGGGATCAGG ATCGTCGCTGCTATTTTAGCTATTGCAGGCATAGTGATGATAACATATGCAGATGGTTTCCATAGTCACTCTGTGATTGGCATTTCCCTGGTGGTTGCAAGTGCTTCAACAGCAGCCACGTATAAG GTGATGTTCAGGCTGGTTTTGGGCAGTGCCAGGCTGGGCGAGGCAGCTCTGTACCTCACTGTGCTGGGAGGAGCCAACCTGCTCTTTGTCAGCATTGTTCCGCTCATTTTGCTCCTCACTGGGGCCGAAGACTTTGGCCCTCCTGCAGACTTGCCTTGGCCCAGCCTGTGTGCCATGGCTGCACTTCTTCTGG TGTTCAACTTCCTGTTAAATTTTGGTGTTTTGGTAACATTTCCTACACTGATTTCTTTGGGCATTGTCCTCAGTGTACCTGTGAATGCTG TAATAGATCACTACACATCTGAGATCCAGTTCAATAGCGTGCGTGTCATCGCAGTGTCCATCATCTGCCTGGGCTTCCTGTTATTGCTTCTGCCAGAGGACTGGGACCAgtgtctgctgcagctgcactCCAAGTTGTATAACAGAGACAAGCCACAAGAGGGCACTAGAGATGCAAACTCCGAAACAGGGCACACGCAGTCCAGTGAGACTAGAAACTCCGCTAAAATTTCTCCATTAAACTGA
- the entpd1 gene encoding ectonucleoside triphosphate diphosphohydrolase 1 yields the protein MDEQREMKVKNRTMVRTMIITITVFIVLGFILMVTIGVVQNKPLQQKYKYGIVLDAGSSHTSVYIYEWPAEKENNTGMVQQKHACNVKGKGISSYSDKPTLAGASLKECMDEACEAIPVHRHSETPIYLGATAGMRLLKLGNKSASEEVLKSVGQFLQTYPFSYQGARIITGQEEGAFGWITVNYLSNNFGKASTTFGALDLGGASTQITFVTAKVESQDNTIDFRLYGNDYHLYTHSFLCYGKDQVLKMSLSKSINSKHGQTDIIALEDPCFHEGYNVTMTFQSVFNSPCVGRLNLTQNTFTHVGLGKWSECHTVVRKVFQKSECKYSTCSFNGVFQPPVHGNFGAFSAFYFVMDFLNLTAGSLDKAQSKLQEYCALPWNTIKKMYPHVKEKYLAEYCFSGTYILTLLEDGYNFTSDNWNYIRFIKKIGESDAGWTLGYMLNLTNMIPAEAPDKPLLPYGGYVTFMLLLSFLILSLCLLAYKCFCRPTGSGQRDVI from the exons TATGGTATTGTTTTGGACGCTGGATCCTCTCATACATCTGTCTATATCTATGAGTGGCCcgcagaaaaggaaaacaacacagGCATGGTTCAGCAGAAGCATGCCTGCAATGTCAAAG GCAAGGGCATTTCCAGCTACTCAGATAAACCAACTTTGGCTGGTGCGTCCCTGAAGGAGTGCATGGATGAAGCCTGTGAGGCCATCCCTGTCCATAGGCACTCTGAGACTCCTATATACTTGGGAGCCACAGCAGGCATGAGACTACTCAA GTTGGGGAATAAAAGTGCATCAGAAGAAGTATTGAAGTCTGTGGGACAGTTCCTTCAGACATACCCATTTTCCTACCAAGGAGCTCGCATTATCACTGGCCAAGAGGAGGGAGCCTTTGGCTGGATCACTGTCAATTACCTGAGTAATAACTTCGGAAAG gcttcAACAACTTTTGGAGCTCTTGATCTAGGGGGTGCTTCTACTCAGATCACCTTTGTTACTGCGAAAGTGGAGTCTCAAGATAACACCATTGATTTTCGGCTTTATGGAAATGATTACCATCTATACACCCACAGTTTCCTCTGCTATGGAAAAGACCAAGTTCTAAAGATGTCTTTGTCAAAGAGCATAAATTCAAAACATGGACAG ACAGATATAATTGCTCTGGAGGACCCTTGCTTCCATGAAGGCTACAATGTCACCATGACCTTCCAGAGTGTTTTTAACAGCCCCTGTGTAGGAAGGCTGAATTTGACCCAGAACACCTTCACCCATGTGGGCCTTGGGAAGTGGAGTGAATGTCATACAGTGGTCAGGAAAGTCTTTCAGAAGAGTGAGTGTAAATATTCAACATGCTCCTTCAATGGTGTCTTCCAGCCACCGGTGCATGGGAACTTTGGG gcattttctgctttttattttgtgatggACTTTTTGAATCTGACCGCTGGCTCCTTAGACAAGGCTCAATCAAAGCTACAAGAATACTGTGCCCTTCCCTGGAATACt ataaagaaaatgtatcCTCACGTGAAGGAAAAGTATCTTGCAGAATATTGCTTCTCAGGTACCTACATCTTGACGCTGCTGGAAGATGGCTACAACTTCACTTCTGACAACTGGAATTACATCCGTTTCATCAAGAAG ATCGGTGAAAGCGATGCTGGCTGGACGTTGGGTTACATGCTGAACCTGACAAACATGATCCCTGCAGAAGCTCCAGACAAACCTCTTCTGCCTTATGGAGGCTACGTCACATTCAtgctcctcctctcttttcTAATTCTGTCCCTTTGTTTACTTGCCTACAAATGCTTCTGTCGTCCCACTGGCTCAGGTCAGAGAGATGTTATTTAG